Genomic DNA from Gilliamella sp. ESL0441:
GTTGTTGATCGAACCAAACGTACATTATATAAAAAACAGAATCTTGTCCAACAGACAATATAATATTACTTAAGGAAATAAGGAAAATGATGAAAAAATTAATAATATTGTTAGGCTTTTTGGCATTATCTATGCTAACAGGCTGTCAAATGAATAATAATGAAGAGTTCGATCCTGAAACCGCAGCTTTAGCTAGAATGCGATTAGGATTAGGCTATCTTGCTAAGGCTTCTGAATCAGAAGAAAATGTCAAAGCTGCACATTATAATCTAAAATTAGCAAATCAATATTCACCTAATAATCCAAAAATAATGCTAGCTATGGCAATGTTTGATCAGCATGTTGGTGAGTATAAAGAAGCGGAAATGATTTATAAGCGTATTACCATGATGGAACCTGGTAATGGTTTATATCATGTTCATTATGGTTCTTTTTTATGTGGACTTGGGCGTTATCAAGAAGCACAAAAAGAGTTTGAAAAAAGCTTAGAATACGATCGTCATAATTGGAAAGCGGATACTTATGAACAATATGGATATTGTGCTATCCAAAATAATGATAAAAAAACAGCTAATCTAATGTTTAAACAGCTTTTTCAATATGATCCAAGTCGGCGAGACAGTGTACTAAAAACAGCGAAACTTTATCACAAAAAAGGTGATATTAAAATTTCAAACTATCTATTATCAATAGTAAAACAATAAATCATAATATTAATTATAAAGACTTAACGTTATGAATTTTTTAGCGCTTTTATTATTAGCTTTGGCGATGTCCACTGATGCCTTTGCGGTTGCTGTTTGCCGTGGAGTTTCATTTCAATCTACCCCCTTTATCGGCGCCTTAAAAGTGGGTATTTTATTTGGTATCGTTGAAGCAATTACACCATTGCTAGGTTGGCTCATAGGCATGTTGACACTGCAATATATAGAACGTTGGGATCATTGGGTAGTATTTGCTGTCATGCTATTTTTAGGCGTTAGTATGATTTACAATAGTTTTAAAGAAGAAGATGAGGATTTTTCTGAAAAAGAAATAGCTTCTTCTAAAAAATCTTTTCTTATCTTAATTTTTACCGCTATTTCGACTAGTCTGGATGCTTTTGCTGTCGGAATTAGTTTAGCATTAGCTAGCGTTAATATTTATATCGCAGCAAGCATGATTGGATTAGCAACCTGTGTCATGGTGACTATAGGTTTATTATTAGGAAAAAAAATTGGTTGTTTTATCGGGAAACAAGCTGAGATTTTAGGCGGATTGGTGTTAATTGCGATTGGCGTAATAACACTTTATCAGCATCTTTCAAATTAAGTTCGCAAAATTCAATACTCTTTTTTCACATTCCAACATACATTTAATTTCAATTTGTTAATTTATTCAAACTTGTAAAAAGTTTTTTGATAAAAAGAAAATGAAAAGGTGAAAAAAAAAGATTTGTGAATACAAAAAAACTATCCGCGTAAACGGATAGTTTTTCAAATTATTAGTTTGTGTGTAAAGATAGAATTACATCATTCCGCCCATACCACCCATGCCGCCCATACCACCAGCAGCACCTAAATCAGCTTTATCATCTTTAGGTAAATCAGTAACCATACATTCAGTTGTGATCATAAGACCAGCGACAGATGCAGCATATTGTAATGCACTACGAGTTACTTTAGTTGGATCTAAAATACCCATTGCAATCATATCACCATACTCTTCAGTTGAAGCATTGTAACCATAGTTACCTTTACCACCTTTAACTGCGTTAACAACAACAGATGCTTCTTCACCACAGTTAGTGACGATTTGGCGTAATGGTGCTTCCATTGCACGAAGTGCAACTTTGATACCTACGTTTTGATCTTCATTCGCACCTTTTAGCTCAGCAATCGCTGAAGCAGCACGAACTAACGCTACACCACCACCGGCAACAACACCTTCTTCAACAGCAGCACGAGTTGCATGTAATGCATCTTCTACACGTGCTTTTTTCTCTTTCATTTCAACTTCAGTTGCTGCACCAACTTTAATTACTGCAACACCGCCAGCTAAT
This window encodes:
- a CDS encoding manganese efflux pump MntP family protein, whose product is MNFLALLLLALAMSTDAFAVAVCRGVSFQSTPFIGALKVGILFGIVEAITPLLGWLIGMLTLQYIERWDHWVVFAVMLFLGVSMIYNSFKEEDEDFSEKEIASSKKSFLILIFTAISTSLDAFAVGISLALASVNIYIAASMIGLATCVMVTIGLLLGKKIGCFIGKQAEILGGLVLIAIGVITLYQHLSN